The nucleotide sequence aatagcgattgttgcaatactttctgttacgccgtatttgcgcagcggtcttacaagcgcacttttttgggaaaaaattacactttttttaattaaaaaataagacaacagtaaagttatccccattatttttaatattatgaaagataatgttacgccgagtaaattcatacccaacatgtcacgcttcaacatatgcgggcactgctcacgtatgtgttcgcttctgcgcgcaagctcgtcgggacggggtgcgttttctggctcctaacttttttagctggctcctagattccaagcaaatttgtcaaaccctgacttacaccagtgctggtggtaataatgcgctcgctgacaccagtgctggtggtaataatgcgctcgctgacaccagtgctggtggtaataatgcgctcgctgacaccagtgctgggggttaataatgtgttcgctgacaccagtactgttgtttttgaagtttgaaagtttgcatgcggccccccatggcatatgaaaacttgtcttgtggccctcaggtaatttgagtttgagacccctgatctagagtaaaaaagatttcatctccaaatacggaaaggtttcttcacagtaagagctgtgaaaatgtggaatagactccctccagaggtggttctggccagctcagtagattgctttgagAAAGGTCTgtgtactttcctaaatgtacataatataactgggtactaacatttatagataaagttgatccagagaaaatccaattgcctctcgggggatcaggaaggaatttttttcccctgctgtagaaaattggatcatgctctgttggggtttttcgccttcctttgGATTAACTGtcggtatagaattgggtatatgggattgtatgttattttttttttatggttaaactggatggacttgtgtcttttttcaacctgactaactatgtaactgattGAACCAGATGTAACTATATTAGTAGAGTGGGGTCTGGAAAGACAGGATCACTTCAATGCAATATATTCAATCCAAGAACTGCTGTTTTTGTACAAAAGATTGCTAGCagtgtataatgccgcgtacacacaaccgtttttcgggatgtaaaaaattacattttttttttaatgtcattaaaaacgatcgtgtgtgggctcctgagcattaaaaatttagaacatgctctaaattttcacgtcgtttttaacgttgtaaaaaatggtcgtgtgtgggctttaacgacatgaaaaaaacgtgcatgctcagaagcaagttatgagtcgggagcgctcgttctggtaaaactagcgttcgtaatggagtaagcacaatcatcacgctgtaacagactgaaaagcacgaagcgtctctcaccaaacttttattaacatgaaatcagcaaaagcagcccaaagggtggcgccatctgaatggtacttcccctttatagtgccgttgtacgtcaccgcgctttgctagagcattttgttttcacgattcgtgtgtaggcaaggcaggcttaacaataatcgtgtTGAAAAAGACTTTgggtcagattcacaaaagaattacgccggcgtatctattgaaatctacaaaacaagatacgactgcatctgggatcgatccgacaggcgtacgtcttagtacgccgtcggatcgtagatgcattttttccgccggccgctaggtgccgtttccgtcaaattctgtgtcgagtatgcaatttagctagttacggcgatccacaaacgtacgtccgtccggcgcatttttttacgtcgtttgcgtatggctttttccggcgtatagttacccctgctattatgaggcgtactcaatgttaggtatggccgtcgttcccgcgtcgaattttgaatttttttttaacgtcgtttgcgtaagtcgttcgtgaatacgactgtacgtcatttacgttcacgtcaaatccaatacgtccttgcgacgtaatttggagcaatgcacactgagatattttacggacggcgcatgcgctcccaacatccccatttgaattacgcggccttacgccgcaacacatacgttacaccgctgtaaataagggcgcaagttctttctgaatacagaacttgcgcccaaagttacagcggcgcaacgtatcggggatacgttacgccagcagaaagatccgctgatctttctgaatctggccctttgttttttctagaccattaaaaacggtcgtgtgtacgcggcataatagtttgTAAAACTGAGCAGAGGACTAGTGTACAATATTAGGTGTTAACATGTAGTCACAGCCCTCTAGCtccttttatatatgtttttcttttggggggggggggggggctgttattTATGCCACTCTGGCCTTGTACATATCTGAAAATCacacatttagccctggttcacgctgggtacgatttggaacgatttgagatgcgatttgacatgtcaaatcgcatctcaaatcggcggcaattgtcggcaatggcactgtcctaatcagtgcgacgccgcatctgcgatttcaaaaagtagttcctgtactactttttgcgatttcgggccgcgatttacattaaattgcggccgaaatcgcggcaaaatcacagCCGCGAAATtgtggtaaaatcgcgcattttaccgcgattttgaattcgcagcagtgtgaacctaggcttagggtcagttcacaccatatgcagtccagtgcattttttcctgcatGAAAAATGCATGGTAAGTAGgttatatataggtagattcaggaagAGTGGATTAAATTTGCGGCGGCtcagcttagcgtgtttaggctaagccgccgtaagttagctaggcaagtacttgattttcaaagtacttgcctgctaagttacggcggcgtagcctaaagcgggcgggcgtaagggcgcctaattcaaatgtgtctaagggggcgtgttttatgtcaatggggcttgaccttacgtttttgacggcgcctacatttcccagtgtgcattgcggctatttacgccgcacgggcctattgatttcgacgttgacaaacgacgtaaatccctattcacggacgacttacgcaaacaacgtaaaaattttgaatttcgaagcgggaacggcggccatactttaacattactattccatctattagatggaataactttaggcctgataatgcgttacggaaacggcgtaaatgtactgcggcggccgggcgtacgttcgtgaatcggcgtatctgctaatttacatattctacgccgaccgcaatggaagcgccacctagcggccagcctcaatattgcaacctaagataggacggcgcaagccgtcctatcttagatatgtttaagcgtatctctgtttgagaatacacttaaacataggtcggcgtagattctgagttaggtcggcttatctactgataagccgacctaactctttctgaatctacctaatggtttcctatggcatagttcacaccagtgcagtcagttacaaggagttccagaaaaaaaagtagatcatgctgcatttttcctgcactggattgTACTGGAACGCAGTAAATCGCATCAAATTGCAGCGGAATCAAACATGCACCGGGCCCCAGtacagtggggggaaaaaaagcatcttgaatgcatcaaaaatgcatccaGGACGGATCTGGAGTGGGTTTTcgtggtgtgaaccggccctcaaAGATTCTAGAATTCTTGGTAATCACTAGCTCGGGGAACTTGATACTTCTCTGCCACCTTGTGGTGAAGAAATTGCAGAGCTGTAAACAGGTACCAAAAAGTAGACCTTTCCCCACTGTTACTAAATGATATCAGCTTGCGTCTACATGCTGATATAAAATtatttaaactttgttttttttatttaatttaacttTTTTGTCCACTCCCTGCACTGACCACACACACGCTCCCTGAGAAGGAAACGTCATCAGTGCCTTGTCTTCAGGGAGATCTCGTATGATATGCAAGATCGCCGTAGAGCTTGAAATATTGTTGTGTTTCATTGTCGCATGTGCAAGATGAAACACATGACATCCACGCGCAGTACAACaataccccctctctcccctcattggggcccgctgctgtgtctcagccaatcaggggagagagtccCAGACGGCCaagggactcgtggacatcgctggacagagatggggctcaggtaagtattaggggggcttctACGCACACAAggcattttatcttaatgcatatcgTTCATGTGAGGCAACaagacagatcgctgttctgccAGTAAGGGAGACAGAGACcatttgtttctgctaagcaggaacatggatctctgtcttcctACAGCCAAAGCACATTTAacgctttgattgcccctgatgttaacctctaatgacaatgtcattagtacagtgacagtgcactgatcactggtccccaaaaagtgtcactaatgccctgtacacacgatcggttcatgcgatgaaaacggaccgatagattttttcatcagatatccgatggagctgactttcatcagtcatgcctacacaccatcagttaaaaatccgatcgtgtccaacgcggtgacgtaaaacacaacgacgtgcagagaaaaatgaagttcaatgcttccgagcatgcgtcgacttgattctgagcatgcgtggatttttgaccgatggatttccccacagacgatcgtttttttctatcggttttttaaccatcagaaaattgtaaaacaggttctattttttttcaccgatggggaaaaaaaacgatggtgcccacacacgatcagtttgtccgatgaaaacggtccatcggaccgtttttatcaggcgaaccgattgtgtgtacagggcataagtgtctgatttgtccaccgCAGTCGGACAATGGATGAGCCGAACAGCCCCCTGGGacccgaacatgaaaaatcaaaagtgctcattttaaggactgggtgcccagtgggagtaaacaatgcccaatctttgatatcagtggaaggaattatgtcccattgttggtgtcagtaggaggagcaGTGCCCTATTATCgatgtcagtggcaggaactttcccctattgttggtgtccatggcaggaataatgcctcaagggttagataaaagcaagcactgttggtgtcagtgggataaagtAAACtctacattgttggtgtcagtggaataaaCCGATTCTCTTTATTGCAGTCAGTAGGATACAATAAACACCCATTTGTtgataatggggaaaaaaaatgctcttgttggtgtcagtgggatctcATTATTTTTGTGAGTAGTATAAATCTGATGGTCGATGTCAGTGGAATAAAACTGGTGTTGCCGGGAAAAACAAACTCCATAATTTGGTGGGATAAAATAAGTCAcaactttggtgtcagtgggataaaacaAACTCTATACTGTATCTTTGCAAAATTATTTAAGTGCACAACCTATAAAATTCTGTGATGtatatcaaaaaaaaattctcacagaATTTGGCTCCAACTGACGCGTTTCTCCATAAGAGGCATCGAGAGCCTTCGTTTCCAGTCAATGCCTTTTACACAGAAATGCATTGGGTGGAGCCAAAttctgtgacgtcaccacgcatcAGCCTGCAGGCAAAGTCCACGGCTGTTTGCTTTCTATTGTTTTGTTACATGCAAGTGCATAAgatacttttaataaatgttggtTTAACTACATCcgccattctgctataggccaggtaGGGGATCACATAGTCTTAGGACACCTGGCCAATCAGGGTCCggttctcaggacccacttcctattTGGCCGGGAGGAGATGCATTGGCCCCCGGAGcgaggagcagcagtcaggatCCTTCTCTGCCTGTCACAGGTCCCGGATCTGCCTAACACCCATAATAAAGCTGCCCCGTGCGACACCCTTTTGGCTATGCCTCCTCGCTGGCTGGCATGATAAAGGTCGGGATCTCGGCGCTGATTGCCGGATTGATAAGGTAAGGAGGCCCCTGCACACCTACCCATCCATCGCCTCCTGCGAAGGGGGGGAATGTTGTTGGTTTGCTGCACATTTTGAGTGCCAGTCACCACTGTTCAGCAGGATAAAATAACCCCCAATGATGGTATCAGTGAAACAAAATAAACCCGATTACTGGTATCAGTGCAATAAATTAAGCCCCTGCAGAGAAGAACATCTGAATTGTACTTGACAGCCACAAATCcttatagtaaaagtcagcagttgcagtatttgtagctgctgactttaaaaaaaaaaaattttccccagGTGGAACTTCGCTATGGGATTGGAAAGAAATCCTGGACTTCTGCACTCCGTTAAACAACGTCTTTATTGGATAATATCAAATCAAAACATAATCCAAAAACGGTGCAGTCGGCAGTCCAGGATTTCTTTCCAATCCCATGCAtttgtgcagagccagcacctgtcggCCTCAGTAGGGCGGGAGGCATTTAAGGGATCAGCAGCTTTTTCAGAGCAGTATCACCTCTTCATTTTGTTTACCTGGAACTCCGctatagcccaggttcacactgagctgcgggaatgaagccatgcgagttcagctgatttCACTCCCACATATCAGTCCCAATTTCAGTGGAGATTTGTCCGGGTTTCTGCACAgaatgtcaatggaaatcgcaccctgAAATTGCaacaagtagtacagaaactactttttgaaatcggtgcgggGGCCACaaatgcagcgtcgcaccgattaggacggtgccattgccgccgatttgacatgtctaaTCGCATTTTAAAATTCACCAACGTGAACCAGTGCTTAATGCTAGTTCATACTTTGGGGGAGACTTACTAAATCTGGAGCActcaatctggtgtagctgtgcatggtcaccaatctgcttctaacatcagcttgtgaaattaagctttgtcaataaaacatggaagccgattggtgaccatgcacagctgcacctgattctgagcgctccagttttagtaaatgtcccCCTATGTGCAATGACTGGTGTTGTTTTGCACTGGATAAACACTGGATAAACATCACTCACCGCAGGGGCTCAGGGCACATAGAATATGcacacatgctgcattttttaccaCAGTGCAGTGAATGGAGCAATGGATGTCACCGTACTGCAGCTCGAGGCACTGGCCCGTCAATATTAAATCTTGTGCATTTgttcagcaacattttttattttatttttttagaaaacgTCATCACTGGGTAATTCTAAAATGTGTTTGCATCTCATATCGTGATTTACATTCGATGCTGtcacatatactttaaaggataagttccccttttgataattgtatttttttgcaggtaaaaaaatttaAGACTAGGTTTGTTTTAGACTGCAATTCTACTTTAAAGTGCCCAGTAAAGCCATAGACACCAGTGGTACCACATCTATCACTTTTCTAGTTCTGCCAGTCTGTTCAATTCCTGCGACAGAGCCGTAACAGTCTCCAACACCCGCACTCGGTCCTTTGCCATCAGGCGAGCGCTACATCTCTGCATAAAGCGATCCGGATGCCAAGTCACTCTTTGTGCCCGCAGGTAGCGCTTATATGATGTGATGTCTGAGGAGTCTGCACCTGCTGCTACGAACCGCGCCATCTGCTCTGCAGTGCCACCTGGAACTGGCCAAGGGATGTCCTTGTAGCTCAACATCCGAATACCCGTCCTTGTATCTGTGTTAAGGGCACTATCATTGTCAGTCGTGTCACAACTTTTTTCTGTTGGCTCAGCATTGCCAGTGCCATGCTTTGAGTCAGTCTCATGGCTTGTACCGGCACCCCCGAACACCTCCTGGCATTTCCTGTGATATCTATCACTGTTAGCCTGGTGCAGTTCTCTCTCCATTTGTTCTTTTCTTTCTTGGTATTTCCGCTCCCCCACAAGCCTGGAGGTGTCCTGCAAAGTCACAACTTTAGTCTTTACAACTGTATTATCATAGCGACAATTTCTAGTATGGTATTCTCTGTAGATACGATCGGCCCAGGATTCAAAGCTTTCCGTTTCGGGAGCAGAATCCTCGTAGTCTTCatcttaaagaagaaaaaaaaattgtgttatatA is from Rana temporaria chromosome 9, aRanTem1.1, whole genome shotgun sequence and encodes:
- the NFKBIL1 gene encoding NF-kappa-B inhibitor-like protein 1; translated protein: MSFRRELRALRYIQKGDVLRLKSYIRRHRHLQLDQPLPSGQSLLHTACLMPDNACALLLLRKGADPLQCDAAGNNALHVAAQEMEKGEWRVYTDLCVPILKHCPQAINVPNKQGTTPRQILRRAEDLMERHMIEKESSTEVFRNSSSKETTEWREKLLAESMDEYQELYGQYDDEDYEDSAPETESFESWADRIYREYHTRNCRYDNTVVKTKVVTLQDTSRLVGERKYQERKEQMERELHQANSDRYHRKCQEVFGGAGTSHETDSKHGTGNAEPTEKSCDTTDNDSALNTDTRTGIRMLSYKDIPWPVPGGTAEQMARFVAAGADSSDITSYKRYLRAQRVTWHPDRFMQRCSARLMAKDRVRVLETVTALSQELNRLAELEK